Proteins encoded within one genomic window of Dermatophilus congolensis:
- the dnaE gene encoding DNA polymerase III subunit alpha: MLDGAAKIDDLFAAAKKMGMPAVATTDHGYIFGAYEFWKKAKKHDVRPVIGIEAYVTPGTKRADKTRVKFGPGGRDDVSGSGAYTHMTMWAPTNDSLLNLFRMCSIASIEGHYFKPRMDRDLLEQYGKGIIATTGCPSGEVQTRLRLGQYEEAKQAASDFRDIFGPENYFCELMDHGLDIERRVQRDLLRLARELKLPLVATNDLHYTHAEDAKAHAALLCVQSGSTLMDPNRFKFDADEFYLKSPAQMRHLWREFPEACDNTLAIAERCEVSFTEGEGRFMPKYPCPPGEDETSWFIKEVETGLRERFPDGVPEYARKQAEYEEEVIIGKGYAGYFLVVADYIKWAKNNGIRVGPGRGSGAGSMCAYAMKITDLDPYEHGLIFERFLNPERKSMPDFDVDFDDRRRPEVIKYVTEKYGTERVAMIVTYGTIKAKQAVKDAGRVMGFPFALGEKLTKAMPPDIMGKGVPLSGLYDPEHKRYAEGQDFREVVEADPNAQEVVETARGIEGLKRQWGVHAAGVIMSSEPLIDVIPIMKREQDGQIITQFDYPTCETLGLVKMDFLGLRNLTILDDALENVKMNRGEEVDLDALRRDPTDKATYDLLTRGDTLGVFQFDSTGYRSLLRLMRPDNFEDISALGALYRPGPMGANAHTNYALRKNKQQEVEYPHPELAEALEPILGDTYGLIIYQEQVMAIAQRLAGYTLGSADLLRRAMGKKKKEVLDAEFPAFEKGMLESGFSKKSIQTLWDVLVPFSNYAFNKAHSAAYGVVSYWTAYLKAHYPAEYMAALLTSVRENKDKSALYLNECRHMGIKVLPPDVNASVEKFAAVGEDIRFGLSAIRNVGGPVVEGIIKSREEKGEFTSFSDFLGKVPSVVCNKRTVESLIKSGAFDSMGNARSGLVSVHEQYVDALVDVKRKEAVGQDSLFGAFGDEADESVGMMSALPAIPDKEWDKKTLLSFEREMLGLYVSDHPLYGLEHILAKHADTSIASLLVEEGGRGDGATVTIAGLITNLSLKRTKNGDLWAIVQLEDLDGGIDCLFFPKTYQTVSTMLATDVVCAVRGRVNRRDDQVSIYAQDLIIPDLTDGGARGPVMVSIPLARATVEMANKLKSVLSEHPGGTEVHVRLTQPGRSVVMRLDDTLRVEATPALFGDLKALLGPSCLG, translated from the coding sequence ATGCTTGATGGTGCTGCAAAGATTGATGATCTGTTTGCGGCAGCTAAAAAGATGGGTATGCCTGCTGTTGCTACAACAGACCATGGGTATATTTTCGGTGCTTATGAGTTTTGGAAAAAAGCAAAAAAACATGATGTGCGTCCCGTTATTGGGATCGAAGCATATGTAACGCCGGGAACTAAGCGCGCTGATAAAACACGTGTGAAGTTTGGTCCGGGCGGTCGTGACGATGTTTCAGGTTCAGGTGCCTACACCCATATGACTATGTGGGCGCCTACGAACGATTCTTTGCTTAATTTGTTTCGCATGTGCTCAATTGCCTCCATCGAGGGGCACTATTTCAAGCCGCGTATGGACCGGGATCTTCTGGAACAGTACGGCAAGGGGATTATTGCAACTACCGGCTGTCCTTCTGGGGAAGTTCAGACGAGGTTGCGTCTAGGGCAGTACGAGGAAGCAAAACAGGCTGCTAGTGACTTTCGAGATATTTTTGGTCCGGAAAACTATTTTTGTGAGTTAATGGACCATGGTCTAGACATTGAGCGACGTGTTCAGCGTGATCTTCTGCGACTGGCAAGAGAACTGAAGTTGCCGTTAGTTGCCACAAATGATCTGCACTACACGCATGCTGAAGATGCAAAAGCGCATGCTGCTCTTTTGTGCGTTCAATCTGGATCTACGCTTATGGATCCAAATCGCTTTAAGTTTGATGCTGATGAATTTTATCTAAAGTCTCCAGCACAGATGAGGCACTTGTGGCGTGAATTTCCAGAAGCTTGTGATAACACTTTGGCTATTGCGGAAAGGTGCGAGGTTTCTTTCACGGAGGGGGAAGGGCGTTTTATGCCCAAGTATCCCTGTCCTCCAGGTGAAGACGAGACTAGTTGGTTTATTAAAGAGGTGGAAACGGGGCTGCGAGAGCGCTTCCCAGATGGTGTTCCTGAGTATGCGCGCAAGCAAGCAGAATATGAAGAGGAAGTCATTATCGGAAAAGGTTACGCTGGATATTTTCTTGTCGTAGCTGACTATATTAAGTGGGCAAAGAATAACGGGATTCGCGTAGGGCCTGGGCGCGGTTCTGGCGCAGGATCTATGTGCGCGTATGCGATGAAAATCACGGATCTGGACCCGTATGAGCATGGGCTTATCTTCGAGCGTTTTTTGAATCCTGAGCGCAAGTCGATGCCTGACTTCGATGTTGACTTCGATGACCGCCGTCGCCCTGAGGTTATTAAGTATGTAACCGAGAAGTATGGGACAGAACGAGTGGCAATGATCGTGACGTATGGAACGATCAAAGCCAAGCAGGCAGTTAAAGATGCTGGTCGCGTTATGGGATTTCCCTTTGCATTAGGGGAAAAGCTTACGAAGGCTATGCCACCTGACATTATGGGAAAGGGTGTACCTCTGTCTGGGTTGTATGACCCCGAACATAAGAGGTATGCAGAAGGTCAGGATTTCCGTGAGGTAGTAGAAGCGGACCCTAATGCGCAAGAAGTTGTAGAGACAGCTAGAGGCATTGAAGGGCTTAAGCGTCAATGGGGAGTGCACGCCGCTGGCGTCATTATGTCCTCTGAGCCCCTTATCGACGTGATCCCGATCATGAAGCGGGAGCAGGACGGTCAAATCATTACTCAGTTTGATTACCCGACGTGTGAAACGTTGGGGCTGGTAAAGATGGACTTCCTCGGGCTGCGCAACCTTACGATTCTTGATGATGCACTTGAGAACGTGAAAATGAACCGCGGCGAAGAAGTTGATTTGGATGCTTTGCGGCGTGACCCAACAGATAAGGCTACTTATGATTTGTTGACTCGTGGCGATACGCTGGGAGTTTTCCAGTTTGACTCGACTGGATATCGGTCTTTGTTGCGTCTAATGCGTCCGGATAACTTTGAAGATATTTCAGCTTTGGGTGCTCTTTATCGCCCTGGCCCCATGGGCGCAAACGCGCATACTAACTATGCCCTGCGTAAAAATAAACAGCAGGAAGTTGAGTATCCTCACCCAGAGCTTGCTGAGGCTTTAGAGCCGATCCTTGGCGATACGTATGGCTTGATCATCTATCAGGAACAGGTTATGGCAATTGCTCAGCGTCTTGCCGGATACACGCTTGGTAGCGCTGATCTGCTCCGTCGGGCTATGGGTAAAAAGAAAAAAGAAGTCCTTGATGCGGAGTTCCCTGCTTTTGAGAAAGGGATGTTGGAGTCTGGGTTTTCAAAGAAATCTATTCAGACTTTGTGGGATGTTCTAGTTCCTTTCTCGAACTATGCCTTCAATAAGGCGCACTCTGCGGCATATGGCGTAGTATCTTATTGGACCGCTTACTTGAAAGCCCACTATCCTGCCGAGTATATGGCAGCTTTGTTGACGAGTGTTCGTGAAAATAAAGACAAGTCGGCTCTTTATTTGAATGAATGCCGACATATGGGAATTAAAGTTCTCCCTCCAGATGTGAATGCTTCTGTTGAGAAATTTGCTGCTGTCGGTGAAGATATTAGGTTCGGGTTATCTGCGATTCGCAACGTCGGTGGGCCTGTGGTGGAGGGGATTATTAAGTCCAGAGAAGAGAAAGGGGAGTTTACGTCTTTTAGTGACTTCTTAGGAAAAGTGCCCTCAGTTGTTTGCAATAAGCGTACGGTTGAATCGCTGATTAAATCTGGTGCTTTTGATTCGATGGGAAATGCTCGCTCTGGCCTTGTGTCTGTCCATGAGCAGTATGTAGATGCGTTAGTTGATGTCAAGCGTAAGGAAGCAGTGGGGCAGGATTCCTTGTTCGGTGCCTTCGGGGATGAGGCCGATGAGTCAGTGGGCATGATGAGCGCACTGCCTGCTATACCCGATAAAGAGTGGGATAAAAAAACACTTTTGTCTTTCGAGCGGGAAATGCTCGGTCTGTATGTTTCAGATCATCCACTATATGGGCTTGAGCATATTCTCGCAAAACATGCTGATACGTCGATTGCTTCTCTTTTGGTTGAAGAAGGCGGGAGGGGTGATGGGGCAACGGTCACAATTGCTGGTCTCATCACGAATCTTTCGCTTAAGCGTACAAAAAATGGCGACTTGTGGGCAATTGTTCAACTAGAAGACCTCGACGGTGGGATAGACTGCCTTTTCTTCCCGAAGACTTATCAAACAGTGTCAACTATGTTGGCAACTGACGTTGTTTGTGCTGTTCGTGGTCGGGTAAATCGCCGTGATGATCAAGTTTCGATTTATGCGCAGGATTTGATTATTCCGGATTTAACGGATGGTGGTGCTCGCGGTCCGGTGATGGTTTCGATTCCCCTTGCGCGTGCAACTGTGGAAATGGCAAACAAGCTGAAATCTGTTTTGAGTGAGCATCCTGGAGGCACGGAAGTTCATGTTCGTTTGACGCAGCCAGGTCGTTCGGTGGTGATGCGTCTCGATGACACATTACGTGTGGAGGCTACTCCTGCGTTGTTTGGTGATTTGAAGGCTTTGCTTGGGCCTTCTTGCCTTGGGTAG
- a CDS encoding SDR family oxidoreductase, with translation MTNGPARPTHVLITGATGLLGTALLESWLRTSDAHISVLVRDADLPAAERLLATLRTSAFDALRTARTPLRERITLLPGSLRDIDPRTPRYLPLPTNIDLVIHAAADTHLEHPLGPLIEANVASTESLYRALAATGSTPHVIHISSAYTQAGRTALAYEGPIRHDLRWREEITHIAGKPDLACDPQAGRAYARREGWVDAYTYTKALGERVAEDLWAGAGHQLTIVRPSMLASAAAHPHPGWFRGTTALEPLIKAYIHGDIEEKPAPATATFDIVPVDAVVDIIRAAASLPGRPGRARYLHQSTSTTAPLRLDALLTHLDAALQAHGRPKEHTEPSDPAPTTRRQQFTEQLRKTGNELRNRLFGAPKPTRAGLATKLRHHETFGPYLDSSTAFNAAVTSVLLAEYRTNGGTAVDLHGFDWRTYFTTILVPALGRARGWWKTSTNTAPWPAQPNTNIRQAVTQQGQLARSVATVLDDTNPEVSRGEAAS, from the coding sequence GTGACCAACGGTCCAGCACGTCCCACACACGTGCTCATCACCGGCGCCACAGGACTTCTAGGCACCGCCCTACTCGAATCCTGGCTCCGCACAAGCGACGCACATATCTCAGTCCTAGTACGCGACGCCGACTTGCCCGCCGCTGAACGCCTCCTTGCCACCCTGCGAACCTCCGCCTTTGACGCTCTACGCACAGCCCGTACACCTCTACGTGAGCGCATCACCCTTCTACCAGGCAGCCTGCGCGACATCGACCCCCGTACACCTCGTTACCTACCCCTTCCAACAAACATCGACCTCGTTATCCACGCAGCCGCTGACACACACCTCGAACACCCTCTTGGCCCACTCATCGAAGCTAACGTCGCAAGCACCGAATCTCTCTATCGAGCGCTCGCAGCAACCGGGTCAACCCCGCACGTCATCCACATCTCATCCGCGTACACCCAGGCAGGACGTACAGCCCTCGCCTACGAAGGCCCCATCCGTCACGACCTGCGTTGGCGCGAAGAAATTACCCACATTGCTGGCAAACCTGATCTTGCCTGCGACCCACAAGCAGGACGTGCCTACGCTCGCCGCGAAGGCTGGGTAGACGCCTACACCTACACAAAAGCGCTCGGAGAACGCGTAGCCGAAGATCTCTGGGCAGGAGCAGGGCACCAACTCACCATCGTCCGCCCAAGCATGCTTGCCAGCGCTGCCGCACACCCCCACCCCGGGTGGTTCCGCGGCACCACCGCCCTCGAGCCACTTATCAAGGCATACATACACGGCGACATAGAAGAGAAACCAGCGCCAGCAACAGCCACCTTCGACATCGTCCCTGTCGACGCTGTCGTTGACATCATCCGAGCAGCTGCCTCTCTACCAGGACGCCCAGGAAGAGCCCGCTATCTTCACCAATCCACTAGCACAACAGCACCACTACGTTTAGACGCACTTCTCACACACCTGGACGCTGCTCTGCAAGCCCACGGTCGACCAAAAGAACACACTGAACCCTCCGACCCTGCCCCCACCACACGTCGCCAACAATTCACAGAGCAACTTAGAAAAACTGGCAACGAACTGCGCAACCGTCTTTTCGGCGCACCCAAACCAACACGGGCTGGCCTGGCCACCAAGCTTCGGCATCACGAAACCTTCGGCCCCTACCTCGATAGTTCCACTGCGTTCAACGCGGCCGTCACCAGCGTTTTACTCGCTGAATACCGCACTAACGGAGGAACAGCAGTCGATCTCCACGGATTCGACTGGCGGACCTACTTCACCACCATCCTCGTACCCGCGCTAGGACGGGCACGAGGATGGTGGAAAACCTCAACAAATACTGCACCCTGGCCTGCTCAGCCCAATACAAATATCCGGCAAGCAGTCACTCAACAAGGGCAATTGGCACGCAGCGTGGCCACTGTCTTGGATGACACAAACCCAGAAGTAAGCAGAGGCGAAGCAGCTTCTTAA
- a CDS encoding S9 family peptidase, whose protein sequence is MSALMPPCPVRGDRVRVVHGDAVADPYAWLADVEDARVIEHVEAENAYAESVMADLGPLRESIVSEIRSRTQETDMSVPVSYRGWWYFSRTVEGGQYGIACRVPDVDGERPEVGVETLPEEQVLLDGNVEAGDAEFFTVGSQVVSSSGELYAYLVDLTGDERFDLRIRRICDGQVVDDVVRGVGYGLVWSSDDRFVFYTRVDDAWRPCEVWRHEVGSSAENDVRVFVEEDERFWVGISDSSDERFLVISSGSKNTSETHLLELGDPCGDLRCVAPRIEGVEYDVEPAGDVMFVTHNANNADFEVAFAPVESSSREDWVRWLEPAKDERVVGVSAFARDVVVAVRSGGFTQLRVVRRLGVLDGAEAPAGQGSWLPGAWRSDPWQIPTDEVSHTIGLWSNPDYETSELLYSYETLVTPPSVVSLDFGSRQRVTLKTRPVLGGFDQADYVSRSVMAVAADGTQVPMSLVARADTPLDGTAPGVLYAYGAYEVSLDPWFSVPRLSLLDRGVVWAVAHVRGGGELGRSWYEQGRLCSKANTFSDVVACADALVEGGFVAPGRLALEGGSAGGLTVGAAVNLAPEKFAVVHAAVPFVDALNTILDPSLPLTVTEWEEWGNPLHDADVYSYMKAYTPYENVRPVRYPAVLATTSLNDTRVSFAEPAKWVARLREVTTNGQDRPILLVTEMVAGHGGRSGRYKAWEQYAREESFVLAQLGAIERVERV, encoded by the coding sequence ATGTCTGCATTGATGCCCCCTTGCCCTGTTCGTGGCGATCGTGTTCGTGTGGTGCACGGGGATGCTGTTGCTGATCCGTATGCATGGTTGGCCGATGTGGAGGATGCTCGTGTTATTGAGCATGTAGAGGCTGAGAATGCGTACGCAGAATCGGTTATGGCTGATTTGGGTCCGTTGCGTGAATCGATTGTTTCGGAAATTCGTTCGCGTACGCAGGAGACTGACATGTCGGTTCCTGTGAGTTATCGGGGTTGGTGGTATTTCTCACGGACGGTTGAGGGTGGCCAATATGGAATTGCTTGTCGTGTTCCGGATGTTGATGGTGAGCGCCCTGAGGTAGGGGTAGAGACATTGCCTGAAGAGCAGGTGTTGCTTGATGGCAATGTTGAGGCCGGGGATGCGGAGTTTTTCACTGTTGGTTCGCAGGTTGTGAGCTCTTCGGGTGAGTTGTACGCGTATTTGGTGGATTTGACGGGCGATGAGCGTTTTGATCTGCGGATTCGTCGTATTTGTGATGGCCAGGTGGTTGATGATGTGGTCCGTGGGGTGGGGTACGGGCTGGTGTGGTCTAGTGATGACCGGTTTGTGTTTTACACGCGGGTGGATGACGCGTGGCGTCCGTGTGAGGTGTGGCGTCATGAGGTGGGGTCTTCTGCTGAGAATGATGTACGTGTTTTTGTGGAAGAAGATGAGCGTTTTTGGGTGGGGATTAGCGATTCGTCGGATGAGCGTTTTCTTGTGATTTCTTCGGGGTCGAAGAATACGAGTGAGACGCATTTGCTGGAGTTGGGTGATCCGTGTGGTGATTTGAGGTGCGTTGCTCCACGTATTGAAGGTGTGGAATATGACGTGGAGCCTGCGGGGGACGTCATGTTTGTTACGCATAATGCGAACAACGCTGACTTTGAGGTGGCGTTTGCTCCGGTGGAGTCGTCTTCGCGGGAGGATTGGGTGAGGTGGTTGGAGCCTGCCAAGGATGAGCGGGTTGTTGGGGTGAGTGCGTTTGCGCGTGATGTGGTGGTGGCGGTGCGCTCAGGTGGATTTACGCAGTTGAGGGTGGTGCGCCGGTTGGGTGTTCTCGATGGTGCAGAGGCTCCGGCTGGGCAGGGGTCGTGGTTGCCTGGAGCGTGGCGGAGTGATCCGTGGCAGATTCCTACGGACGAGGTTTCGCACACGATTGGGTTGTGGTCTAACCCGGATTACGAAACATCTGAGTTGTTGTACTCCTATGAAACGCTTGTTACGCCGCCGAGTGTTGTTTCGTTGGATTTTGGGTCGCGTCAGCGGGTGACGTTGAAGACTAGGCCTGTTCTTGGTGGTTTTGATCAGGCGGATTATGTGAGTCGTTCGGTGATGGCTGTGGCGGCTGATGGTACGCAGGTGCCGATGTCGTTGGTTGCGCGAGCGGATACTCCGTTGGATGGTACGGCTCCGGGGGTTTTGTATGCCTACGGTGCGTATGAAGTGAGTTTGGATCCGTGGTTTTCTGTGCCGCGTTTGTCGTTGTTGGATCGTGGGGTGGTGTGGGCTGTTGCTCACGTGCGTGGTGGTGGTGAGTTGGGGCGTTCTTGGTATGAGCAGGGACGGCTTTGTAGCAAGGCGAATACGTTCTCTGATGTAGTGGCGTGTGCAGATGCTTTGGTTGAGGGTGGGTTTGTTGCCCCGGGGCGTTTGGCTTTGGAAGGTGGCTCTGCAGGTGGTTTGACGGTGGGGGCTGCGGTGAATTTGGCTCCGGAGAAGTTTGCTGTGGTGCATGCGGCGGTTCCGTTTGTGGATGCGCTTAATACGATTCTTGATCCGTCGTTGCCGTTGACGGTGACGGAGTGGGAAGAGTGGGGGAATCCTCTGCATGATGCGGATGTGTATTCCTACATGAAGGCGTACACCCCTTATGAAAATGTGCGGCCTGTGCGTTATCCGGCGGTGTTGGCGACGACGAGTTTGAATGACACGAGGGTTTCGTTTGCTGAGCCGGCGAAGTGGGTGGCCCGGTTGCGTGAGGTGACGACGAATGGACAGGATCGCCCGATTCTTCTTGTGACTGAGATGGTGGCAGGTCATGGGGGGCGCAGTGGTCGGTATAAGGCGTGGGAGCAGTATGCGCGTGAGGAGTCTTTTGTTTTGGCGCAGTTGGGGGCCATTGAGCGCGTAGAGCGTGTGTAG
- a CDS encoding SPFH domain-containing protein: MSSDSKKPTEVHLEDIRSEGRAPIATKPVGHDGARVDVAERRAWSIDGFVALFVSLALIVGGAAMAVVFVTSADSGEPSALAGLLSPLLFALGALALSSLSIVSPGQTRVVQFFGRYVGTLRTPGLLMALPLTSKRLISVRVHNFETNLIKVNDAGGNPVEVGAIVVWQVADTARATFAVEDYESFVRTQAESALRHVTGSHPYDDYDGSGTSLRGSTDVISEQLAYEVAERVSLAGIEIIEVRISHLAYAPEIAQAMLQRQQAGAVVAARAQIVEGAVGMVEMALAKLEEESIVELDDERKAAMVSNLLVVLCGEKSVTPVVNSGSLYS, from the coding sequence GTGAGCAGCGACAGCAAGAAGCCCACCGAAGTGCACCTCGAAGATATTCGGAGTGAAGGTAGGGCTCCAATAGCTACAAAACCGGTAGGGCATGACGGAGCTCGCGTTGATGTTGCGGAGCGCAGAGCTTGGTCTATTGATGGATTTGTTGCTCTCTTCGTCAGCTTGGCGCTTATTGTCGGTGGAGCTGCGATGGCTGTAGTTTTTGTGACTTCTGCTGATTCGGGGGAGCCCTCTGCGCTAGCAGGGCTGCTGTCACCGCTTTTGTTCGCATTGGGAGCGCTGGCGCTGTCGTCTTTGAGTATCGTGTCACCGGGTCAGACGAGGGTTGTGCAATTTTTTGGTCGTTATGTAGGTACGTTGCGCACTCCCGGTCTTTTGATGGCATTGCCGCTGACCTCGAAGCGGCTGATATCCGTGCGAGTGCATAACTTTGAGACGAATCTCATTAAGGTCAATGATGCAGGTGGCAACCCTGTTGAGGTCGGGGCGATTGTGGTGTGGCAGGTTGCTGATACCGCGCGGGCGACATTTGCTGTGGAGGACTATGAGTCGTTCGTACGCACGCAGGCCGAGTCTGCGTTGCGTCACGTAACGGGTAGTCACCCCTATGACGATTATGACGGTTCTGGAACATCGCTTCGTGGTTCGACAGATGTAATTTCCGAACAGTTGGCTTACGAAGTAGCAGAGCGAGTTTCTCTGGCTGGTATTGAAATCATTGAGGTTCGTATTTCGCACTTGGCGTATGCGCCGGAGATCGCTCAAGCGATGTTGCAGCGTCAGCAAGCGGGGGCTGTAGTTGCTGCGCGTGCGCAGATTGTTGAAGGAGCTGTGGGGATGGTGGAGATGGCGCTTGCGAAGTTGGAGGAGGAGTCCATTGTGGAGCTAGATGATGAACGTAAAGCTGCGATGGTCAGTAATTTGCTTGTGGTGTTGTGTGGTGAGAAGTCTGTGACACCTGTAGTTAATTCGGGATCGTTGTACAGCTGA
- the hisH gene encoding imidazole glycerol phosphate synthase subunit HisH, protein MSPVVAVLEYGVGDVRPVASVLERVGARVVVTSDRGECQDADGLVVSGFGDFRVCMEKLSAVFGPQVIETRLCGGRPVLGIGVGMQVMFEGVVDALGDEVAGLGEWPEVVEPVKGEVVPHVGWGVVDAAEGSKLFVGVDGERFYFEHEYAAHSWSLWPTGSFEVVRPLVSWSDYGCRFVAAVENGPLVATQFYPESSGLAGEVVLRNWVGTLKR, encoded by the coding sequence ATGAGTCCTGTTGTTGCGGTGCTGGAGTACGGAGTTGGCGATGTTCGACCGGTTGCTTCTGTGCTTGAGCGTGTGGGGGCACGGGTAGTTGTGACTTCGGATCGGGGTGAGTGTCAGGATGCTGATGGGCTTGTGGTGTCCGGTTTTGGTGATTTCCGTGTGTGCATGGAGAAGTTGTCTGCGGTTTTTGGACCACAGGTGATTGAGACTCGGTTGTGTGGTGGGCGGCCAGTTCTGGGGATTGGTGTAGGGATGCAGGTGATGTTTGAAGGTGTGGTGGATGCGTTAGGGGATGAGGTTGCTGGTTTGGGGGAGTGGCCTGAGGTTGTGGAGCCGGTGAAAGGAGAGGTTGTGCCGCATGTTGGGTGGGGTGTGGTTGATGCGGCTGAGGGGTCGAAGCTGTTTGTTGGCGTGGATGGGGAGCGTTTTTATTTTGAGCACGAGTATGCGGCGCATTCGTGGTCGCTGTGGCCGACGGGCTCGTTTGAGGTTGTGAGGCCGTTGGTGTCGTGGTCGGATTATGGTTGTCGTTTTGTTGCTGCGGTGGAGAACGGCCCGTTGGTGGCTACGCAGTTTTACCCCGAGAGTTCGGGTTTGGCAGGTGAGGTGGTGTTGCGGAATTGGGTTGGAACTTTAAAACGGTAG